gtcctttccaaccctaactattctatgattctaagtagtAAAAATACAGGTAGGTACCTATTGAATTTCTTAGCATCTCACAGCTTAATTCCCAATGATAACAACAGAGGTTAGGCATGTAGGTACTAACTTTAGGCActtaaatagctttaaaatagGACCCTAATAAGAttatcagattaaaaaaaaaaaaaaagttagttaAAGCAATAAAACAAGATCTTAatagcccccccccccttttttctgggggggggggggggggcggggaatTGGGGAGTGAATCAAAGAAGAAGcctctgtatttctgtatttcaaatctTCCATCAGTTCCTATGTTTGTTTCACCTCAGAAATGGCAGTACTGCAAGACTCCAGGATGGGATTTCCTTTAACAGCCAGTCTGGATACAATTCCAGTTACTTTCAGGTATAATTTACAGCTCTTGCATCTATTTATTGTCTTGCATCGATTTACTTTATTAATTAAGAATTTGTGTTTAGGTTGTTCTCTAGTATtcttctatcagaattcatacATTAGTGCTCCTAGGCCTCATCTACACTTTGGATTCTTAGGATTTTCTCTAAAGTTTTGTCCAAGTTAGATGACAGGTTTTGGGTAAATTTCCCCCTTACTTCTAACACTGCAATTCCAGcattaacagcagcaaaagcttaAGGAAAAGTCTAACACAGTTAGATGCACTCATGCTGCCAATGTTACCAACCTGCTCAGGTTAAATGACATGGTATTAAAATCCTATTTTACAGGAGTGCTGCCACTTAGCCAAGCGCAACTGAAGGAAGGACAAAACACCACTATGTCTGTACatacaagttttctttttggGCCAATACTTGCTCTTAGTTgtaatatttacattttcacagctgaaacacGATCACTACAAGAGCTGGCATTAAAAACCATTTTGCAGTGTTTCACAACTCTTACATGCTGAAATCAACAGATCAGCTGATCCTGCTTCTTGAACCCCAGAGAAGGCCCCTATTGACCTAAGTGTATCCCAATGGTCTGACCAGGCTGAGCAGCCTGCAGGAAGAAACTGCCTACCTAAAAAAGCTTTCAACTCCTTAGCAAGATTCCTTAGCAAAGACATCCTTTTCTTTACAACTTACCAGCGCCTCATTTCCCGTGTGTTCTATGatcttttttgtgtttgcttttgaacCTGGTTCTTCAGCGGAGTCCTGGtgtgattcttttttcctttttttcctttttccatcaCAGCGTGTGTGGTTACTGTTGTGTAATACCCCATCTACAGTGTCCCCTGTGACACATTCTGCTTGCTTCATTTCCCTCTGTTGGTTCTTTTTAGTGCTTTCGAGtagtgttatttttttgttttccgaTGGACCGTCATTGTTTAACAAAACTTTTGAATCCTCCTCTTTCtgaatcttctttttctttttcttcttgatgaCTTCATGATTATCCATTAtattcttcctgcttttcttcccagaaagcTCTTCCTCAGACTCAActttttgctgtgctgggagatgCTCATCAGGAACACCGTGACTGTAGTCTTTATTATCTGTATGTGTTAAGGaagaaacatcttttcttttcttcttcttcttcttggtCTCTCTGCTACTTCCAGAGTTCTCAGCTGTGTCCTCTTCCGCTCTGCTTGTCAGTGTATTTTCCAGGGAattatttctttgcctttttccagAGTCACTTAATGCAGTGGGGCTATCAGGACCTCCACTGGTCTTGTCCTGATTATCTGCTTGTGGTAAAAAGGAGTCAGGcttatctttcttcttctttctcttctttcttctcacaTAACTCTCCCCGTCATTCTGGATAACACCTGTAAAAGGTTTTTCTTGTGAAATACACTTCTGTGGCTTTTTAGgaactttttcagcctgttcATGTTCACTGTCCTGGGTGTCCTCTAATGAACAAGAAAAAAcgcctctcttcttttttttcttggttacttcaccatccagttccaaattCAAAGCtgccttctttctgctttttctaaaaGCAAATCCATTTTCATTAGTACCATCTGCATGGTGATTTGAAAGCTCCACATCACGACTCTCATTATTCTCCGATGAGAAGGAGGAATGACattgggcttttttcttcttctttttgaCAATTTTAATGTGTTCCTCTGATTCTTCTTTAGGTTCTGAATCCAGATGGCCTTCTACATTCACAAAGTTTTCTGAATGTGCTTCTTTCGGTAATCCAGAgccagctttctttttcttctttttcttcttcttatttttcagttctaATTGGTCTAAATGCTcatcttttaatttttcctttttccttctctttgtttttgtcTCAAGCTCATCATCACCCTcaattttaatgacatttttaacatcttccTCAATTTTAGTGGTAGTTTGGCTCCTActccttttggcttttttcGGTTTTTGTACAGGTTCCTCATGAACTTCATTTCTCTTTACCATTCTAAAACCATGAAATGGAGATGTTAGCGCACAGCTTCAACAAGTCCCAGGCTATCTGGTCTCCCTTTACTCTGAAACCATCCTGCATCTCTCATTATCACTCTTTTTCCAGTTTCACAATCTGCTTTCTGTGATACAGGGAACCAGAAGTGCTGCACTGAAAACAGGGTGCACTGGAGTGGCCACAGGGTGGtttttcatcttcttctttATTGCTGTCCCTTGTTTGTTTGTACCTTTTATGTGTCTCTCTGCCAGCTGCCCAGCATGACCTTTTCACAGGTTTAGCTACCCTCTAAAACATCTTTCCTAAGTGACAAAGCAGATACTTactatatgtgtgtgtgtatatatgtatgtgtgtgtgtatagatgtgtgtatacatatgtgtgtgGAGTTAAGATGCTTTTCCACACATGTATAACTTTTCACTTAGCACTGAACTTTACATCCGTTTATTGCCCACTTGGCATTACAGGATCCTTCCAAGGCACCTTAGTAATTACCTTGAGTTTGCTTCTGTTTGTGATTGCTTGTCCTTGCCCTGTGTTTTGGGACACTCGTGCGTATGCACAGGTTATAGCAGACCTCTGTACCTGTGGTACCCACCCGGCGACACCCCTGCCTTTGCTAAGGAACCTAGATGGCCTCCCATCCTTTAATCAGTAACTGACCCACAGGGCTCCTTTAAGTGCCTCTTACAGCCCTGCCGCAACCCTTCAAACCCCCAGCGCACCACAGCACACCGCTCGCTGGCCCTCCGCCCGGCTCTGCCCTCCCGCTAACTCCGGCCCCCATTACATTAGATGGACGGTGCGGGGCGGAGCGCGGAGGCCCCCCACGGGCACACAGCCCTCCGCTCCGCCGCTTACCTGCCGCGGCCACGAGCACCGCTCACCGACCCGGAAGGGGAACGTGGCCGCGCCCACGCCGCCGAGGGGACTGGCGGAGCGGTTGCCGTGGCAGCACGACTCAACACAACGCAACCACACAACGCGGCATGGCGGAAGGCGGGCAGGAGCCCGGCCTCTGGGAGCGCGTGTGCGCAGGTGGGAGCCGGGAGGAGCGGGGGGCGGCCCGGCCCTGAGCCCGCTGCGGGCACCGGGAGGGTGGGCCCGGCCCCGACCCCGACCCCGACCCCGACCCCGACCCCGCGGGGGGAGCTCCGCTGCCTCGGGCCCTCGGGGCTCTTCCAAGCTGCTCCTCGCTGCTGCAGCGTCCAAGGGCGCTCCTGCCCGGCCCTTGGCGGTGAGGCGCCCGGTCTGAGCGGCACTGTGGAGCCGGCGGAGGGGCTGGCTGTACCTGCTAAAACCCGCCCTTCGCACCGCTGAGCGAGCCCCGTAAGCGGTGCCGCTCCGCAGCGTTATGTGTCTGGCTGTCACCGGCTTCTGACAGGAACATACCTCTGCGCGTGTTCCCGCTGCCAGCAGGGCCAGAAGGACCCAGCTTACTGCGGTAGTGTCGCGGCCTGCGCCCTGCGTGGAGGCAGCTTTGTGGGTTATCCTGGGAACGGAGTTAGATTTGTTGCcttggggaaggagagaggtgAGGATGTTCCTGCCGTTCGGGGCAAGTTCAGTGAATGCACGTCTGTTACCAGAGCCTGATTCCAACGGCGGAAGTCTTGGCCTTTTCCCAAAGTCAGAGTGCTGAGGCTGATCAGGAAGCTGAGAGACCAGCACCGTGGCTTTGTGGGCTTCTCTTCAGTTAGTACTTTATAATGCCTTAAAAGTAGGTATTTTGTGTTAAAATGGCAATTTAAAATGCAGGGATAAACTTTCTTATTCTAGTATAACTCAGCTGAGCCACGTGTAGTATGTGTGGAAGCGGCAATGCCAGTAAATCTGGTTATAATGGTAGAATGGTAAACCTGGGTTTGGATGTAGGCGTTTTCTGTATTGTGGAATCTATAAGATTTTTTCATATCAATTCCATTGTCCTcatcttttaatttcattcccCTGGTTCACTCAGTAATCTGTATGGGTCATGTACTGTTTTCGCCTGTTGTGTTTTGGGTGACTGGTTGGTTGTTTTGAAGGTGGAGACTAATGCTTAGCAATGTCCGAGGGGTTTAATTGCTTAtagagaaatagaaattaaaaagcagtattaTACACTGGTAAAACAATGGCTAATCCTATGCAAGCATCTGCATTTCacttacattaaaatattctaaattGTTAATTTCATTAAAGATCTCTTTCCATTAAAGGATTCTGTTATAACTGAGAACCTTGGACTTGACTTAAATCCCAGACAAGAGGCTCTGAAGTTCTCACTTGTTTTAAAACACTAGAATTCATGTTAAACATTTGTGGTATACTAAGTTCTGTTTAAATCTGGAATAGGTATCTTTAGAAAGTAATGTTTGTTTAGGAGAAAAACAGTTACGTTTTTCAAGTCTTCTGTATAAATGTCATACTTCTTTTTACTGCCAGAGTATGAAGCAGAGCAGCCTCAATTTCCAGATGGTCCTAGATCAAAACAAGAATATGTGAGTATAGttcaataaaaaaatctgtatagggctgcttttagaaatattttgcataacTAAATGGGAAAATTAGATACCCACAGAGTGCACTcattcataaaatgaaaaacagaaaacccaaaacccagccATATTTTGCAAACAACTTCTGTGAATCAACAAACATAATATTCCAAATAATTACTTTATTTAAAGCAACTTGGGTGGCGTTACACTAAAATTAGATTGGCAGCTGTGTTTGGTTTGTACGTCTCGCTGTCTTTTAGCTGCAACTGTCTGCTTGCTTCACATGCTCTGAAGCATGCCAGGAGCTCCTTTGGGTGGTGGTTGAGCACAGCGAGTACCGCAATACACGGGAGAGGGGAGCAAGCACAGCGACAGTTACTGCCCAGTGTCACATATATGATAGGTCATATAGATGTGGCCATTGAAATTAGTGGATTAAACCTGGTCAGAGTGGTTTGGAGTCTAATATTCATAAATTCCGTCTAGGAAGATCTGTTTGGCAGAGATAAAAATTTAAGAAAGACAAACCAGTTTAAACCTTTGGCCCCAAAAGTTCTAGGAGCAGCAAGATTAATTCTTTTGGGCATCTCATACAAAGTTAGCTTTCATTTAAATCAGGCACTTCTGTAGATGTGTTATCTTACtattctttgttattttaaaccTATTTTAAGACATGGTTTAAATAGTCTGACAGTGGGTCTGTTCAGACTTACCCTGTTTCCCCAGATGAAACTGGCTTCATTCCAGGCTGTTATTAAATTTGAATAGTGAACTCTGCTTGGGGCATTAGTCTGGGCACAATATATTGATATATTTGAGCATTGAAAATGAAATAGTATACCTTGttacactgatttttttgtatCTTGCATGTATTAAAAAGGAATCTCTGCAGTTATTGACATACAGTGTATTACAAGTGTAGTGGCCTGATCCCACCACCTGCTTTGCAGTAGCTCATAAATCCAGTTGAATTTAAAGTGAAACTATTCAGGTGATGTAATTTTCATAACATATTCCATAGCAAACTCTAATGTGGTGCATTCTTGGGGATAAAAAGCTGTACCTGTCTTTCTATAACAGGTGTAGCTCAGTGTCTCTTAGGAATATTTTGCAGGCTCAGTGTAACAGTTCCTGCACTcctgaaaacatccataaaatTGTGGGCTATCTTTTTTTATGATATCCATAAATGCCCCTGTGTGGGGAAACTAAGGATTTGCTCTGAatttgtctgtgttttgtttagaaggaaagtttcttttctttatgaGGCTAGTGTCAGGACTCCTGAACCATACAGAAACAAACATATCAACCTCTGAGTGGAAAATACTTATTCATAAAATTGTAATTTTCAAAGAATTACTATTTCTTGCAAAGgctaaagtattttttaaattgtgatATCTCACCTTATTCTCTTAGAAGCATTCATACACCTTCTGTTAGGTTTGGATGTCTTTATTGTGCTGGAACTGTGCAGAATTTTTTGAAGCttaattctttctttgaaagtactcataaaataatgaaacaatttaatatttaattagaaattatattttttgaCTTTATACTTTTTCATGTTGaattggattttattttatttttaccgTCTTAATTGGGATACTTATATAGGTTACATTTATCTTGAACAGGTGTCTTTGGAAGCAGGAATAGCGCAGCCATTACGTATGGAACAATTTTATTCAGCCCCTGCAGCTGGTACTTCTGTCCAACAGTTGCTTTCCACACCCGAGGCAGATCCCCTTCCAGAACCACCTGATCCAAAAACGTGTAAGTAGGAGTATATTATCTTGAACCCTgctgtgattatttttcttgcatttggCAAGGGTTTGTCATTTGTTATATTTAAAGGGTTAACAGCTACAATACCTTAAGTGGAATTTGCGTGATCGGACCGCTGGTCTGTAAACAGGGAGCCAGCTTGGTCAATTGGTCAATGGAAGAAAGCTCAACTGGTGCATCATGAGTCAGTAGCATTGTCTAGCTGTTAAGATAGGTTCTGTCTCTTCCAAATAAGTGACATTTTATTTAACCACTTAAATCAGAGAAAGGCAGGCATTTTGTCCTCTAATTTAATAATGCAAAACTAGGATCAATAGATTAAATAGACAATTGAGTTTGaaaactgctttcaaaataCCATCTTTACCCATCTGCTTACAAATTAGAATGGAAACAGCTCTAAAGTTTTGTTCCCTCATTTTTATCTATTTCTATACTTTATAAAATTTACCAAGTACCAATGTGTTTTTATTATGCATTTTAGCCCT
The Lathamus discolor isolate bLatDis1 chromosome 6, bLatDis1.hap1, whole genome shotgun sequence DNA segment above includes these coding regions:
- the KNOP1 gene encoding lysine-rich nucleolar protein 1 → MVKRNEVHEEPVQKPKKAKRSRSQTTTKIEEDVKNVIKIEGDDELETKTKRRKKEKLKDEHLDQLELKNKKKKKKKKKAGSGLPKEAHSENFVNVEGHLDSEPKEESEEHIKIVKKKKKKAQCHSSFSSENNESRDVELSNHHADGTNENGFAFRKSRKKAALNLELDGEVTKKKKKRGVFSCSLEDTQDSEHEQAEKVPKKPQKCISQEKPFTGVIQNDGESYVRRKKRKKKKDKPDSFLPQADNQDKTSGGPDSPTALSDSGKRQRNNSLENTLTSRAEEDTAENSGSSRETKKKKKKRKDVSSLTHTDNKDYSHGVPDEHLPAQQKVESEEELSGKKSRKNIMDNHEVIKKKKKKKIQKEEDSKVLLNNDGPSENKKITLLESTKKNQQREMKQAECVTGDTVDGVLHNSNHTRCDGKRKKRKKESHQDSAEEPGSKANTKKIIEHTGNEALEHVDDVTIVQEKKGNCDEVNIDKVRRQALQEEIDRESGKTKAFNPKVKQDTKFGQWSTAAFQSSEQQMKFLRLMGGFKKGSGPIQNLSATTNKSNMALNREGQEKLQQALKMEFDKAMDLKQHRGIGLGFQPAANKKVYIDKYTSRSIKFED